The following are encoded together in the Bradymonas sediminis genome:
- the yidC gene encoding membrane protein insertase YidC, which translates to MQNTVDRKRFFLAMMISGAILLLWQIFLAPEPPVSKNKQTAENQVEAGQEGAAIKSADPADKAAPKKVAAADSEVVDDQAPVQARDIPTREDVLGGEHLKVGVTNKEAVVTSVRILKPSQYAGTGPEDKPGDLVGFPEGAPQYPFGISFLGKGVELPDSTVFEVVESASEKSTEGVYSKIVYRHEDPRGRFTIDKSYTVDSKLPYIVNMDVAITNTSSQGRLDDTMALDILRWNDPDAESSFLDFQPIQTEGVCKTTDDIERETYSTLNKDGPVAFGEFQTIWGGVDTRYFMLAAIPGEMVDNCEFSVVHKDYVRTRLTGAPFSVEPGKTVTFSNQLFMGPKDVDVLGEVRPDLTESVDYGIFAFVARPMRWSLNQLFGLVGNWGLAIILLTFIIRALLWPVNMKAYSSMERMKAVQPLLAEIKEKYKDDKQRQTEETMKAFKKHNVSPAGGCLPMILQMPVLYGLYVCIYNSVDLYNANFVLWYTDLASPDPYYALPILMGVAMFFQQRLSSVDTSNKQAAMMMKIMPVMFTAFMLFLPSGLVLYYALSLLIGVAQQYFIRKKFEGEPELTLD; encoded by the coding sequence ATGCAAAATACAGTGGATAGAAAGCGCTTCTTCCTTGCGATGATGATCAGCGGCGCGATTTTGCTGCTCTGGCAGATCTTCCTGGCGCCGGAACCCCCGGTTTCCAAGAATAAGCAGACTGCCGAGAATCAAGTCGAGGCAGGGCAGGAAGGCGCCGCGATTAAATCTGCGGACCCCGCCGATAAGGCAGCCCCCAAGAAGGTCGCCGCGGCGGATAGCGAAGTCGTCGACGACCAGGCGCCCGTGCAGGCCCGCGATATCCCCACCCGTGAGGATGTCCTGGGCGGCGAGCATCTGAAGGTCGGCGTGACCAATAAGGAAGCGGTCGTGACCAGCGTGCGCATCCTGAAGCCGAGCCAATATGCCGGCACCGGCCCCGAAGATAAGCCCGGCGATCTCGTCGGCTTCCCCGAGGGCGCGCCCCAATATCCCTTCGGCATCTCCTTTTTGGGCAAAGGCGTTGAGCTTCCCGATTCGACCGTTTTTGAGGTCGTCGAGAGCGCCAGCGAAAAATCCACCGAGGGTGTCTACAGTAAAATTGTATACCGCCACGAGGACCCGCGCGGCCGTTTTACGATCGACAAGAGCTACACGGTCGATTCAAAACTCCCCTATATCGTCAATATGGACGTCGCGATCACCAATACCTCCTCGCAAGGGCGGCTGGATGACACGATGGCCCTGGATATCCTGCGTTGGAATGACCCGGACGCTGAGTCGAGCTTCCTCGACTTCCAGCCCATCCAGACCGAGGGCGTCTGCAAGACGACCGACGATATTGAGCGCGAGACCTATAGCACCTTGAACAAAGATGGCCCGGTGGCCTTCGGTGAGTTCCAGACCATCTGGGGTGGCGTCGACACGCGCTATTTTATGCTCGCCGCGATCCCCGGCGAGATGGTCGACAATTGCGAATTTAGCGTCGTCCACAAAGATTATGTGCGCACCCGCCTCACCGGCGCTCCTTTCTCGGTCGAGCCCGGCAAGACGGTCACCTTCTCGAACCAGCTCTTCATGGGCCCCAAGGACGTGGACGTCCTCGGCGAAGTTCGCCCCGACCTCACCGAGAGCGTCGACTACGGCATCTTCGCCTTCGTCGCGCGCCCGATGCGCTGGTCGCTCAATCAGCTCTTTGGCCTGGTCGGAAACTGGGGCCTGGCGATCATCTTGTTGACCTTCATCATCCGCGCGCTGCTGTGGCCCGTGAATATGAAAGCCTACTCGAGCATGGAGCGCATGAAGGCCGTTCAGCCGCTTCTCGCCGAGATCAAAGAGAAGTATAAGGACGACAAGCAGCGTCAGACCGAAGAGACGATGAAGGCGTTCAAGAAGCATAACGTCAGCCCGGCCGGCGGTTGTTTGCCGATGATCTTGCAGATGCCGGTGCTCTACGGGCTCTATGTCTGCATTTATAACTCGGTCGATCTTTATAACGCCAACTTCGTGCTGTGGTACACCGACCTTGCGTCGCCGGATCCCTACTACGCGCTGCCGATCTTGATGGGCGTGGCGATGTTCTTCCAGCAGCGTTTGAGCTCGGTGGATACGTCGAATAAACAGGCCGCCATGATGATGAAGATCATGCCGGTGATGTTCACCGCCTTCATGCTCTTCCTGCCGTCCGGCCTGGTTCTGTACTACGCCTTGAGCCTGCTTATCGGCGTCGCGCAGCAGTATTTCATCCGCAAAAAGTTCGAAGGCGAGCCTGAGCTGACTTTGGACTGA
- a CDS encoding TIGR01777 family oxidoreductase, with the protein MQPKDTTNTTTPKRIAITGATGLIGTALSEAFAADGHIIHRVSRSQPTKDTDIFWQPMGNEIDADALEGVDVVIHLAGENLFGRWSDKKKTAIMESRRQGTTLLAKSLAALKNPPEVFVSTSAVGFYGNTHAQIVDEDSPAGDTFLAEVCREWEAASEPAREAGIRTVNPRLGVVLTNKGGALKMMLTPFKFGLGGRISDGSQYMSWITLDDVVRALQYIVATPELNGPVNVTSPEPVSNKEFTKVLGGVLNRPTPFPLPGPLIKLGAGQMGEEMLLHGQRSVPTALEEAGFSFAYPQLEAALRHALD; encoded by the coding sequence ATGCAGCCTAAAGACACGACGAACACAACCACGCCCAAACGCATCGCCATCACCGGGGCCACCGGGCTTATCGGCACCGCGCTCAGCGAGGCTTTCGCCGCCGACGGGCATATCATCCACCGGGTGTCGCGCAGCCAACCTACAAAGGACACCGACATCTTCTGGCAGCCGATGGGCAATGAGATCGACGCCGACGCGCTGGAGGGCGTCGACGTCGTCATTCACCTCGCCGGCGAGAACCTCTTTGGGCGCTGGAGCGATAAGAAAAAGACCGCGATCATGGAGAGTCGCCGGCAGGGAACGACTCTTTTGGCGAAGTCCCTTGCGGCCCTGAAGAATCCGCCGGAGGTCTTCGTGTCGACCTCTGCGGTGGGCTTTTATGGCAATACCCACGCGCAAATCGTCGACGAGGACTCCCCCGCGGGCGACACGTTTTTGGCCGAGGTGTGCAGGGAATGGGAGGCGGCAAGCGAGCCGGCGCGCGAGGCCGGAATCCGCACCGTAAACCCGCGCCTGGGCGTTGTCCTGACCAACAAAGGCGGCGCGCTCAAAATGATGCTAACGCCCTTTAAATTCGGCCTGGGCGGGCGCATCAGCGACGGCTCCCAATATATGAGTTGGATTACGCTCGATGATGTGGTGCGCGCGCTGCAATATATCGTCGCCACCCCGGAGCTCAACGGTCCGGTCAACGTGACCTCGCCCGAGCCGGTGTCCAATAAAGAGTTTACGAAGGTGCTGGGCGGGGTGCTCAATCGTCCCACGCCCTTCCCGCTACCGGGACCGCTTATCAAACTTGGCGCGGGGCAAATGGGCGAGGAGATGCTGTTGCACGGGCAGCGCTCGGTGCCGACGGCGCTGGAAGAGGCCGGCTTTAGCTTCGCCTACCCGCAGCTCGAGGCGGCGCTTCGCCACGCGTTGGATTGA
- the rpmH gene encoding 50S ribosomal protein L34, with protein MPKRTYQPSRRKRRNTHGFRARMSSVGGRKTLKRRRNKGRKLLSVKKFSKKSRRR; from the coding sequence ATGCCAAAAAGAACATATCAACCAAGTCGTCGTAAGCGTCGTAATACCCATGGTTTTCGTGCGCGCATGAGCTCCGTTGGTGGGCGCAAAACCCTCAAGCGTCGTCGCAACAAAGGACGCAAACTTCTCTCGGTGAAGAAATTCAGCAAGAAGTCACGGCGTCGATAA
- a CDS encoding phosphate acyltransferase, translating to MNFEAPMCRVVFPDGHDPRVIEAARRAERIGLIQPILLGPVDEISQISDAMGFGLEGIEVLDPETSELFDAFAQDFAETRDIPAHSARAMSSIPFYFAAMMLDQGMADAMVAGSTCSNQEMLMAIDLAIGTRADTRMPSSFSLLEIPGSASQKPRVLMLSDCLINPSPTACELAEIALNTAELAEAILGWDPCVAMLSHSTYPHPLEPHCQHVARALDEVRRRAPDLNVGGELQLDAALSSRAARCKLSPQKLMEDRVAGQANILVFPNLNASDIAIKVAQQLSSATVCGPVLHGFKFPIGLVSRAAQTRDILGTIALTAAYARAHLQLAPPMLHPMGFEFTLGGPDASPGVFA from the coding sequence TTGAACTTCGAAGCGCCGATGTGCCGCGTCGTCTTTCCGGATGGCCATGACCCTCGCGTGATCGAGGCCGCGCGGCGCGCCGAACGCATCGGCTTGATCCAGCCCATCCTCCTTGGCCCCGTCGACGAGATCTCCCAGATAAGCGACGCCATGGGCTTTGGGCTCGAGGGCATTGAAGTGCTCGATCCCGAGACCTCCGAGCTCTTCGATGCGTTTGCTCAGGACTTCGCCGAGACGCGCGATATCCCGGCGCATTCCGCCCGGGCGATGAGCAGCATCCCCTTCTATTTCGCGGCGATGATGCTCGATCAGGGCATGGCCGACGCGATGGTCGCCGGCTCGACCTGCTCAAACCAGGAGATGTTGATGGCCATCGATCTGGCCATCGGCACCCGCGCCGACACCCGGATGCCCAGCAGCTTTTCCCTGCTGGAGATCCCCGGCAGCGCAAGCCAAAAGCCGCGCGTCTTGATGCTCTCCGACTGCCTCATCAACCCATCCCCGACCGCCTGCGAGTTAGCCGAGATCGCGCTAAACACCGCCGAGTTGGCCGAGGCGATCCTCGGCTGGGACCCCTGCGTGGCGATGCTCTCGCACTCCACCTACCCGCACCCGCTCGAGCCCCATTGCCAGCATGTTGCCCGCGCGCTCGACGAGGTCCGCCGACGCGCCCCGGACCTCAACGTCGGCGGCGAATTGCAGCTCGACGCCGCCCTGAGCTCGCGTGCGGCGCGCTGCAAGCTCTCCCCCCAGAAGCTGATGGAAGATCGCGTCGCCGGCCAGGCCAATATTCTCGTGTTTCCAAACCTCAACGCCAGCGATATCGCCATCAAGGTCGCCCAACAATTGTCGTCGGCCACCGTGTGCGGACCGGTGCTCCACGGCTTTAAATTCCCGATCGGACTTGTCTCACGCGCCGCCCAAACCCGCGATATCCTCGGCACCATCGCCCTCACCGCAGCCTACGCCCGCGCACACCTTCAGCTCGCCCCGCCGATGCTTCACCCCATGGGCTTCGAGTTCACCCTCGGCGGCCCCGAC
- a CDS encoding ArsR/SmtB family transcription factor, whose protein sequence is MQDTFKIETPEQLKAMSDSRRLELVKQLVEQKMTVAQLAEAVGEDKSKLYYHLKELETHGLIEVVETRQKGNLLEKLYGASARHYTVDRSLFRHEHGMEMVSASVNSLLDSAAAEVNRLAVAGVDPAEVDAKLLQFHHLVRISPSRREEFGERIRALLEEFRVEELDDPQDLYTWTMVLCPRPDAD, encoded by the coding sequence GTGCAAGATACGTTTAAAATTGAAACCCCCGAGCAGCTCAAGGCGATGTCGGATTCGCGACGCCTTGAGCTGGTAAAGCAACTCGTCGAGCAAAAGATGACCGTCGCTCAGCTAGCCGAGGCGGTCGGCGAGGATAAGAGCAAGCTTTATTATCACCTCAAAGAGCTGGAGACCCACGGCCTTATCGAGGTGGTGGAGACGCGCCAAAAAGGCAATTTGCTCGAGAAGCTCTACGGGGCGAGTGCGCGCCACTATACCGTCGACCGCAGCCTATTTCGCCATGAGCACGGCATGGAGATGGTGTCGGCGTCGGTGAATTCGCTCTTGGATTCGGCCGCCGCGGAGGTCAATCGGCTGGCGGTGGCCGGGGTGGACCCGGCGGAGGTCGACGCGAAGTTACTTCAATTTCACCACCTTGTGCGCATCTCGCCGAGCCGCCGCGAGGAATTTGGCGAGCGCATCCGCGCATTGCTCGAGGAATTTCGTGTCGAGGAGCTTGACGACCCGCAGGACCTATATACCTGGACGATGGTATTATGCCCGCGGCCGGACGCCGATTGA
- a CDS encoding serine hydrolase, translated as MMRKIVKLEQATIIYSLARRSVVLAVVLALGGCGTVDESTRSDVDLGDATSETDASRDAGEADVSPDMVEEENVELLTEAQVERFERLVANEGHPTIVVGVIEGDATRVYGFGTRETGEAPDGATLYEIGSVTKTFTGLLLAQAVESAEFSLNAPVQDLLPDFQIPTRNGKEITLEMLATHHSGLPRMPSGVSAADPSGYDSVKLNGFLENHTLTRDPGASYEYSNLGFGLLGYALGAHAGVGYKAAVEREIIEPLGLTSTYTSGVDAPSERLEPGYTGAGVLASNLEFQALAGAGSIVSGADDLLTYLRANMGMTDSSLNPAMQLALQARVDITGPNDRIGLAWKTNSVQGHDMMWHSGVTNGYTTFVGFLSDGSYGLVILTNIAKPLDTMGITMLLEGVAGDDDTIELSVEELDEYVGKYSLSAQMKITIFREGSDLMAQATGQGAFPIYASAKDKFFARIAPIEITFERDAEERVDGLILHQNGENHPAPRMPEE; from the coding sequence ATGATGCGTAAAATAGTGAAATTAGAACAAGCCACGATAATCTACTCACTCGCGCGGCGCTCAGTCGTTTTAGCCGTGGTGCTGGCGCTTGGTGGGTGTGGGACGGTGGACGAGTCGACTCGATCGGATGTTGACCTCGGCGACGCAACTTCGGAAACGGATGCTTCCCGAGATGCGGGCGAGGCGGATGTTTCGCCCGATATGGTCGAAGAAGAAAACGTGGAGTTGCTTACTGAAGCGCAGGTTGAGCGGTTTGAGCGCCTGGTGGCGAATGAGGGACACCCAACGATCGTGGTCGGGGTCATTGAGGGCGACGCTACGCGTGTGTACGGGTTCGGGACGCGGGAGACGGGGGAGGCGCCCGATGGAGCGACGCTCTATGAGATCGGCTCAGTCACCAAGACGTTCACGGGGCTTCTGCTGGCGCAGGCGGTCGAATCGGCGGAGTTCTCGCTTAACGCGCCGGTTCAGGACCTGCTCCCCGACTTTCAGATTCCCACGCGCAATGGCAAAGAAATCACGCTCGAAATGCTCGCCACTCATCATTCGGGGTTGCCGCGGATGCCCAGCGGCGTGAGCGCGGCCGACCCCTCGGGTTATGATAGCGTGAAGCTCAATGGTTTTCTGGAAAATCACACCCTGACGCGCGATCCCGGGGCGAGTTATGAATATAGCAATTTAGGCTTTGGACTTTTGGGGTACGCGCTTGGGGCGCACGCGGGGGTTGGTTATAAGGCCGCAGTAGAGCGCGAAATTATCGAACCGTTGGGGCTGACATCGACCTATACCAGCGGTGTTGATGCCCCAAGCGAGCGTTTAGAGCCGGGCTATACTGGGGCGGGCGTTTTAGCGTCGAATCTTGAGTTCCAGGCGCTCGCCGGGGCTGGTTCGATCGTGTCAGGAGCCGACGATTTGTTGACCTATCTTCGGGCCAATATGGGAATGACCGACAGCTCGCTGAATCCGGCGATGCAGCTTGCGCTTCAGGCGCGCGTCGATATTACCGGGCCAAACGACCGGATCGGATTGGCGTGGAAGACCAATTCAGTTCAGGGCCATGACATGATGTGGCATAGTGGCGTGACCAACGGCTATACGACGTTCGTGGGCTTTTTGTCGGACGGCAGCTATGGGCTCGTCATCTTGACCAATATCGCCAAACCGCTTGATACGATGGGGATAACAATGCTGCTCGAGGGCGTGGCTGGAGATGACGACACGATTGAACTGAGTGTCGAAGAACTCGATGAATACGTTGGTAAATATAGCCTGAGCGCGCAGATGAAGATTACGATTTTTCGCGAGGGCAGCGACTTGATGGCGCAGGCGACCGGGCAGGGTGCTTTTCCGATCTATGCTAGCGCGAAAGATAAGTTTTTCGCGCGCATTGCGCCCATTGAGATCACCTTCGAGCGAGATGCTGAAGAAAGGGTTGATGGGTTGATCTTGCATCAAAACGGCGAAAACCATCCGGCGCCGCGTATGCCCGAAGAATAA
- the rnpA gene encoding ribonuclease P protein component — protein sequence MSMPERHSDSPTMGVFQEDARLRKVERLRKRPEFLATQRKGKRRSGAHFIVYGRPTRRDFSRLGVTASRKVGGATVRNWWKRRVREIFRLHKVQIPVGMDFVVIVKASGTRAKYDVLQAELLRLLEQAAPSKRSRPVNPG from the coding sequence ATGAGTATGCCTGAGCGCCACAGTGATTCTCCCACGATGGGTGTGTTTCAGGAAGACGCGCGCTTGCGAAAGGTCGAAAGGCTGCGCAAGCGCCCGGAATTCCTGGCCACCCAACGCAAGGGGAAGCGGCGCTCGGGCGCTCATTTTATTGTTTACGGGCGTCCCACTCGACGTGACTTCTCTCGCCTCGGCGTGACGGCAAGTCGCAAGGTCGGTGGGGCGACGGTACGCAATTGGTGGAAGCGGCGGGTGCGCGAGATCTTTCGGCTCCACAAAGTCCAGATCCCTGTGGGGATGGACTTTGTTGTGATCGTGAAGGCCTCCGGAACGCGCGCAAAATATGATGTTCTGCAGGCCGAACTGCTTAGATTATTAGAACAGGCTGCGCCCTCGAAGCGCTCGCGTCCGGTGAATCCGGGGTGA
- a CDS encoding truncated hemoglobin, whose protein sequence is MAAKTQQDWSLCEELGGFERLQEMMYVFYRRVFADIMIGFMFVNIDLDQIVASQVQYMRARLGNEKLAYTGKPIRAGHQKFPILVGHFDRRHQILKDVLREFEVPAHVFDAWVELELSLRDLVIRTGAEARDKILNPTEDDQR, encoded by the coding sequence ATGGCCGCAAAAACACAGCAAGATTGGAGCCTCTGTGAGGAGCTCGGCGGGTTCGAGCGACTCCAGGAGATGATGTACGTCTTTTATCGGCGTGTCTTCGCCGACATCATGATCGGCTTTATGTTCGTCAATATCGACCTCGACCAGATCGTCGCCAGCCAGGTGCAATATATGCGGGCGCGCCTGGGCAACGAGAAGCTGGCCTATACGGGCAAACCCATTCGAGCAGGGCACCAGAAATTTCCGATCTTGGTCGGCCATTTTGACCGGCGCCATCAGATCCTCAAAGATGTGCTGCGCGAGTTCGAGGTGCCCGCGCATGTCTTCGACGCCTGGGTCGAATTGGAGCTGAGCTTGCGCGACCTGGTCATCCGCACCGGCGCCGAAGCGCGCGACAAGATATTGAACCCCACCGAAGACGACCAGCGTTGA
- the yidD gene encoding membrane protein insertion efficiency factor YidD → MKLIRFYQTAISPLTPPACRFQPTCSQYTLVAIRRHGFVRGTWLGTLRILKCHPFHPGGHDPVP, encoded by the coding sequence GTGAAATTAATACGATTTTATCAAACTGCCATCTCCCCGCTCACCCCGCCCGCGTGTCGTTTTCAACCGACTTGCTCGCAATACACTCTGGTCGCGATACGACGCCACGGATTCGTGCGTGGTACCTGGCTGGGGACGCTGCGAATTTTGAAATGCCATCCTTTTCACCCCGGCGGTCACGACCCTGTGCCCTGA
- the mnmE gene encoding tRNA uridine-5-carboxymethylaminomethyl(34) synthesis GTPase MnmE codes for MKDTNTIAAIATPAGRGGVGIIRVSGQATVEILNALVPDWPAAQASHHLRLSKIYDEDGALVDEALVVLMRGPNTYTGEDVCEFQCHGGPIILRRVLDAALATGARIAGPGEFTQRAFLNGRLDLTQAEAVADLIEATSLSAHKLAMEHLQGSLGEAIRGHQERVAQAMVLVESAIDFSHEEHVYQIERDEILARVDETLAGLRKLRRQFDQGRRQREGIRVVILGPPNAGKSTLFNALHGSERAIVTSVAGTTRDFIEEEIHLGGIALRIIDTAGLRDTPDEVEAIGIERSRELQKSADLVVWLVDSSQPLPADQRVDLEQTLATQVRCVVVRNKSDLPSGLSAEDVALLDQFPTSVSTTFAGESSDESLERLIAELVEIGRELSDGEGVLLSRARHLEGVVGAIEALERAGEAVRAKLDHEFVALDLREALDSLGEIVGHVSADDILNRIFSEFCVGK; via the coding sequence ATGAAAGACACCAACACCATCGCCGCCATCGCCACGCCCGCCGGGCGTGGCGGGGTGGGCATCATCCGCGTGAGCGGCCAGGCGACCGTCGAGATCCTCAACGCGCTGGTCCCCGACTGGCCGGCCGCTCAAGCATCCCACCACCTGCGACTCTCCAAAATTTACGACGAAGACGGCGCCCTCGTGGACGAGGCGCTGGTCGTGCTGATGCGCGGGCCGAACACCTACACGGGTGAGGATGTCTGCGAATTTCAATGCCACGGCGGGCCGATTATCCTGCGGCGCGTCCTCGACGCCGCGCTCGCCACGGGCGCGCGCATCGCGGGGCCAGGCGAGTTTACGCAACGCGCGTTTTTGAACGGGCGGTTGGATTTGACGCAGGCCGAGGCGGTCGCAGACCTCATCGAGGCGACCAGCCTCAGCGCCCACAAGCTCGCCATGGAGCATCTGCAGGGGAGCCTCGGCGAGGCGATCCGCGGGCACCAGGAGCGCGTCGCGCAGGCGATGGTGCTGGTGGAGTCGGCGATCGATTTTTCCCACGAAGAACATGTCTATCAGATCGAGCGAGACGAGATCCTCGCGCGCGTCGACGAGACGCTCGCCGGGCTGCGCAAGCTGCGCCGGCAATTCGACCAGGGGCGTCGCCAGCGCGAAGGTATTCGGGTCGTAATCCTGGGGCCGCCGAACGCCGGCAAGTCGACGCTCTTTAACGCGCTGCACGGCAGTGAGCGCGCCATCGTGACCTCGGTGGCCGGGACGACGCGCGACTTTATCGAAGAGGAGATTCACCTGGGCGGCATCGCGCTGCGGATCATCGACACCGCCGGGCTTCGGGACACCCCCGATGAGGTCGAGGCGATCGGCATCGAGCGCAGTCGTGAGCTGCAAAAGAGCGCCGATCTGGTGGTGTGGCTCGTCGACAGCAGCCAGCCGTTGCCCGCCGACCAACGCGTCGATCTTGAGCAGACGCTCGCCACCCAGGTGCGCTGCGTTGTGGTGCGAAATAAGAGTGATTTGCCGTCGGGGCTAAGCGCCGAAGATGTCGCGCTCCTTGACCAATTTCCAACCTCGGTGAGCACGACTTTCGCGGGAGAGTCGAGCGATGAGAGCCTCGAGCGGCTCATCGCTGAGTTGGTCGAGATTGGGCGGGAGCTTAGCGACGGTGAGGGCGTGCTATTGAGCCGCGCGCGTCATCTTGAGGGCGTGGTCGGCGCGATCGAGGCGCTGGAGCGCGCCGGCGAGGCCGTGCGGGCGAAGTTGGACCATGAATTCGTGGCGCTCGATCTTCGCGAAGCGCTCGATTCACTCGGTGAGATCGTCGGGCACGTGTCGGCCGACGATATTTTGAACCGAATTTTTTCGGAGTTCTGCGTCGGAAAATAA
- a CDS encoding M28 family peptidase, which yields MSESKKPWNQSMPDEQFNLMRDIIAAPSPVGLEAAMTYGVLKPYFEKIAKDGWKVQQFKGSAGIVLDTHPGRDDMFSVMIIGHADKIRMQVRSIGEDGKIWINTDSFLPTTLIGHEVKLFSEDPEKPGSYRVIEGGTVEALGAIHFADAGLRSGDKGIKKEQIYLELQIHGENKKEQVEKLGIRSGDSIILNRPIKRGFSPDTFYGAYLDNGLGCFVTAETARLVAEAGGTDNIRLLFAIASYEEIGRFGSRVMVGEMKPDAIIAVDVNHDYVAAPGIGDKRFTPLEMGKGFTMSVGSIASERLNRFIETAALENDIPLQRDVCGRDTGTDGMAGVLASVDAAATSIGFPTRNMHTISEVGNTSDVLASIHVITLALQAMDAADDGKGSLRAEFENNHPRLDEAVSLGHQGGDKKED from the coding sequence ATGAGCGAATCGAAGAAGCCGTGGAACCAGTCGATGCCGGACGAGCAATTCAACCTCATGCGCGACATCATCGCCGCGCCGAGTCCGGTCGGCCTTGAAGCTGCGATGACCTACGGCGTGCTGAAGCCCTATTTCGAGAAAATCGCCAAAGACGGCTGGAAGGTTCAGCAATTCAAAGGCAGCGCGGGAATCGTGCTGGATACCCACCCGGGCCGCGACGATATGTTCTCGGTGATGATTATCGGCCACGCCGATAAGATTCGCATGCAGGTGCGTAGCATCGGCGAAGACGGAAAGATCTGGATCAACACCGACTCCTTCCTTCCGACCACGCTGATCGGCCACGAGGTCAAGCTCTTTAGCGAAGACCCCGAAAAGCCCGGCAGCTACCGCGTCATCGAAGGCGGCACCGTCGAGGCCCTGGGCGCGATTCACTTCGCCGACGCCGGGCTTCGCAGCGGCGATAAGGGCATCAAAAAAGAGCAGATCTATCTGGAGCTGCAGATCCACGGCGAGAATAAAAAAGAGCAGGTCGAGAAGCTGGGCATCCGCTCGGGCGACTCGATCATCTTGAACCGCCCGATCAAACGCGGCTTCAGCCCCGACACCTTCTACGGCGCCTACCTCGACAACGGTCTGGGCTGCTTCGTGACCGCCGAGACCGCGCGCCTGGTCGCCGAAGCCGGCGGCACCGACAATATCCGTCTTCTCTTCGCCATCGCGAGCTACGAGGAGATCGGTCGCTTCGGCAGCCGCGTGATGGTCGGCGAGATGAAGCCCGACGCGATCATCGCCGTGGACGTGAACCACGACTATGTGGCCGCCCCGGGAATCGGCGACAAGCGCTTCACCCCGCTTGAGATGGGCAAGGGCTTCACGATGTCGGTGGGCTCGATCGCCAGCGAGCGCTTGAACCGCTTCATCGAGACGGCCGCGCTTGAGAACGACATCCCGCTTCAGCGCGACGTGTGTGGCCGCGACACCGGCACCGACGGCATGGCCGGCGTGCTCGCCTCGGTCGACGCCGCCGCGACCTCGATCGGATTCCCGACCCGCAATATGCACACCATCTCGGAGGTCGGAAATACCTCGGACGTGCTCGCCTCGATCCACGTGATCACCCTGGCGCTGCAGGCGATGGACGCCGCCGACGACGGCAAAGGAAGCCTGCGCGCGGAGTTCGAGAATAACCACCCGCGCCTGGACGAAGCGGTCTCGCTTGGTCACCAGGGCGGCGACAAAAAAGAAGACTAA